From a region of the Methylocystis hirsuta genome:
- a CDS encoding PepSY domain-containing protein, with protein MRTLMTCIALLGLVGMAATPAQADRRLTREEKSSIRSAMKDAQCSGGKMEFDDGRFEVDNAKCQDGKRYDLKFDRNFKMTSKELEDNNGRREYYGSGRHNKRDNRRDTY; from the coding sequence ATGCGTACTCTGATGACGTGCATCGCGCTTCTCGGGCTCGTCGGCATGGCGGCGACGCCGGCCCAGGCCGACCGTCGGCTCACCCGCGAAGAGAAATCCAGCATCCGTTCAGCGATGAAGGACGCGCAGTGCTCCGGCGGCAAGATGGAATTCGACGATGGTAGATTCGAAGTCGACAACGCGAAATGTCAGGACGGCAAGCGCTACGACCTCAAGTTCGATCGCAATTTCAAGATGACCAGCAAGGAGCTCGAAGACAACAATGGCCGTCGCGAATATTATGGCAGCGGACGGCACAACAAGCGCGATAACCGGCGCGATACCTATTAA
- a CDS encoding CoA transferase, with translation MYSQRQKEILAAIAQGLNLPQHSSPVHVDQTPGYVDSPIEVHDFAVALMGAIGATIASIGESRGLGAQQVRIDRRHAGLLFNEIAYFFQSGWQFDISAVHTAVNNFYRTRDGRRIFFNGAYQHLRDGILRYLDCPNEREAIAKSVARFDAQTLEDELSALGLCAAFLRSPEEWRAHPQGRAIGDTPPIELIRQGDAAPVPFTPAAARPLERLRVLDFTHVVAGPTIGKLLAEHGADVIHCRNPYLDHILGFDIDTSFGKKTAYIDLRADADRARALDLVRDCDVFVQGFRWGSLAKRGFGPQELWRINPRLIYVEVNAYGFQGPWAERRGWEQLAQAATGLAAMHSAELGEPALIPAYFNDYGSGCLGALGVLAAVLRRAEEGGRWIVRASLARTAMLGMRFAANAEAPIPISQDDLNHYLVDQDSPLGLLTRVVPAIQLEKTPPYVDRAGSFPGSSTLDIGWGPEAVAAHAPPHRPTSIFRRGVAHLRGRQIL, from the coding sequence TTGTACAGCCAGCGGCAAAAAGAAATTCTTGCGGCGATCGCGCAAGGACTCAACCTACCTCAACACTCGTCGCCTGTTCACGTCGATCAGACGCCTGGCTATGTCGACTCGCCCATCGAGGTTCACGACTTCGCCGTCGCGCTGATGGGCGCGATCGGCGCAACAATCGCCTCTATCGGCGAGAGTCGCGGCCTGGGCGCGCAGCAGGTGCGAATCGACCGGCGGCACGCCGGCCTGCTGTTCAACGAGATCGCCTATTTCTTTCAGAGCGGCTGGCAATTCGACATCAGCGCCGTCCATACGGCGGTGAATAATTTCTATCGCACCCGCGATGGACGGCGCATCTTCTTCAACGGCGCCTACCAGCATCTGCGCGACGGCATATTGCGCTATCTCGACTGTCCAAACGAGCGCGAAGCCATCGCCAAGAGCGTTGCGCGCTTTGATGCGCAGACGCTCGAGGACGAACTTTCGGCGCTCGGCCTCTGCGCGGCGTTCCTGCGAAGCCCCGAAGAGTGGCGCGCACATCCGCAGGGCCGCGCGATCGGCGATACGCCGCCGATCGAGCTTATACGGCAGGGCGACGCGGCGCCCGTTCCCTTCACGCCAGCCGCCGCCCGGCCGCTCGAGCGGCTTCGTGTTCTCGATTTCACGCATGTCGTCGCCGGGCCGACGATCGGCAAACTGCTGGCGGAGCATGGCGCCGACGTCATTCACTGCCGCAACCCCTATCTCGACCATATCCTCGGCTTCGACATCGACACGTCCTTCGGCAAGAAGACCGCCTATATCGACCTGCGCGCCGACGCCGATCGCGCCCGCGCGCTCGATCTCGTTCGCGACTGCGACGTTTTCGTGCAGGGATTTCGCTGGGGATCGCTGGCGAAGCGAGGATTCGGGCCGCAGGAGCTGTGGCGGATCAACCCGCGCCTGATCTACGTCGAGGTCAACGCTTACGGTTTTCAGGGCCCCTGGGCCGAGCGGCGCGGTTGGGAGCAGCTCGCTCAGGCCGCGACCGGCCTCGCCGCCATGCACAGCGCTGAACTTGGCGAGCCGGCGCTCATTCCTGCCTATTTCAATGATTACGGTTCAGGCTGCCTCGGCGCGCTCGGCGTGCTCGCCGCGGTGCTGCGCCGCGCAGAGGAAGGCGGCCGCTGGATCGTCCGTGCGTCGCTCGCCAGGACGGCCATGCTCGGCATGCGTTTCGCCGCCAATGCGGAAGCGCCCATTCCCATCAGCCAGGACGATCTCAATCATTATCTGGTCGATCAGGACTCTCCGCTCGGTCTGTTGACGCGGGTTGTGCCGGCGATTCAGTTGGAGAAAACCCCACCCTATGTGGATCGCGCCGGAAGCTTTCCAGGCTCCTCAACGCTCGACATCGGGTGGGGACCTGAAGCTGTCGCGGCACACGCGCCGCCGCACCGGCCAACGTCGATCTTCCGGCGCGGCGTCGCGCATCTGCGCGGACGGCAAATCCTGTGA